GCCAGATCAATCGTGCCTTCGTAGATCGACCGACCGAGGATTGCACCCATAATGCCTTGGTCTTCCACCGCGCACAGGGCTTTAATGTCATCCATATTGGTCACGCCACCGGAGGCGACGACGGGAATCTTAATGCTGGCGGCGAGTTTCGCGGTTTCTTCCACGTTCACGCCTTTCATCATGCCATCGCGGGCAATGTCGGTGTAAACAATTGCGCTGACACCGGCTTGCTCAAATTGTTTGGCAAGTTCAATCGCGGCAACGGAAGACACTTCCGCCCAACCGTCGGTGGCCACCATGCCGTTTTTGGCATCAATGCCGACGATAATGTGACCGGGGAATTGCTGACACAGGTCGATAACGAATTGCGGTTCTTGCACTGCTTTGGTGCCGATTATGCAATATTGCACGCCTGCTTCCAGATACGCTGCGACTGTCTGTGCATCGCGGATACCGCCGCCGATTTGTACCGGAACATTCGGGAAACGTGCCGCGACTGCACGAACCACATCGCCATTCACCGGCTTGCCTGCA
The DNA window shown above is from Candidatus Thiothrix sulfatifontis and carries:
- the hisA gene encoding 1-(5-phosphoribosyl)-5-[(5-phosphoribosylamino)methylideneamino]imidazole-4-carboxamide isomerase is translated as MLLIPAIDLKDGQCVRLRQGRMDDTTVFASNPVDVAQRWVDAGARRLHLVDLNGAFAGKPVNGDVVRAVAARFPNVPVQIGGGIRDAQTVAAYLEAGVQYCIIGTKAVQEPQFVIDLCQQFPGHIIVGIDAKNGMVATDGWAEVSSVAAIELAKQFEQAGVSAIVYTDIARDGMMKGVNVEETAKLAASIKIPVVASGGVTNMDDIKALCAVEDQGIMGAILGRSIYEGTIDLAAAQQYVDSNGNT